In Cervus elaphus chromosome 24, mCerEla1.1, whole genome shotgun sequence, a single genomic region encodes these proteins:
- the C24H3orf56 gene encoding putative uncharacterized protein C3orf56 homolog: MDACACREPAVWDVGLAPLAPVAVVGPACACCYLWGAQHVTDSACWPHWRAPWLEFPGPCRSAMVAFASHPWMGHPPPAASGPSTWAWGVSSFDPLMGSLPSGLWASRVFPYPVGPPPPYSSAPPTLGGDTPEPGAQLGWHTPSSSALLTAVGTPSRAASHVKMTLQVLPSGGVSRFSIWAPKPPCSPELCPLPPSPCADPQPEPHRPRPHRPPSRARRRLF, from the coding sequence ATGGATGCGTGTGCATGCAGGGAGCCAGCCGTGTGGGACGTTGGCCTAGCTCCCCTGGCCCCCGTGGCAGTCGTGGGCCCTGCCTGCGCCTGCTGTTACCTCTGGGGAGCCCAGCACGTAACTGACTCCGCCTGCTGGCCTCACTGGAGGGCCCCCTGGCTGGAGTTCCCCGGCCCTTGCCGTTCCGCCATGGTGGCCTTTGCGAGCCATCCTTGGATGGGGCACCCCCCTCCAGCTGCCTCAGGGCCTTCCACCTGGGCCTGGGGCGTCTCCAGTTTTGACCCCCTCATGGGGAGCCTGCCCTCAGGCCTTTGGGCTTCCAGAGTGTTCCCTTACCCTGTGGGGCCCCCACCCCCATACTCCTCAGCCCCTCCAACTCTAGGTGGGGACACCCCCGAGCCCGGCGCCCAGCTGGGGTGGCACACTCCATCCAGCTCAGCCCTCCTGACTGCAGTGGGGACGCCGTCCAGAGCTGCTTCCCACGTGAAGATGACGCTCCAAGTCCTTCCATCAGGAGGGGTGTCCAGGTTCAGCATCTGGGCCCCCAAACCACCCTGCAGCCCAgaactctgccctctgcccccgtCCCCCTGTGCGGACCCCCAGCCGGAAccccaccgcccccgcccccaccgcccgcCCTCCCGGGCCCGCCGCCGTCTCTTCTAG